A region of Arabidopsis thaliana chromosome 5, partial sequence DNA encodes the following proteins:
- a CDS encoding uncharacterized protein (unknown protein; Has 19 Blast hits to 19 proteins in 6 species: Archae - 0; Bacteria - 0; Metazoa - 3; Fungi - 0; Plants - 16; Viruses - 0; Other Eukaryotes - 0 (source: NCBI BLink).) — protein MAHVFLYYRGRVLQSKVDPAERDENSKKRKQEYLLTQPSIDGVENSVVPMEIVNKFVFEETPKRKGQIFGLGKLGVARYKSHSTSSYSCDPMLEASLKEKEARIEALETQMAEEKAENKRRTDEMAKEIAENKKSSETMMRFMEDMRMRFPNSSS, from the exons ATGGCCCATGTTTTTCTGTATTACAGGGGACGCGTATTACAGTCGAAAGTGGACCCG gcCGAGAGAGATG AGAAttcaaagaagaggaagcaaGAATATCTCCTTACCCAACCATCTATAGATGGTGTCGAGAATAGTGTAGTCCCAATGGAGATTGTCAACAAATTCGTTTTTGAG GAAACTCCAAAAAGAAAGGGTCAGATATTTGGGTTAGGAAAACTAGGTGTAGCTCGATATAAGTCTCATTCCACATCGTCGTATTCATGTGATCCCATGCTTGAGGCGTCtctcaaagagaaagaagcacGGATTGAAGCTTTGGAGACTCAAATGGCCGAAGAGAAAGCTGAGAACAAGCGCCGAACCGATGAGATGGCAAAGGAGATAGCcgaaaacaagaaaagttcCGAGACGATGATGCGTTTCATGGAAGATATGCGAATGCGGTTTCCCAATTCTAGTTCTTAg
- a CDS encoding uncharacterized protein (unknown protein; FUNCTIONS IN: molecular_function unknown; INVOLVED IN: biological_process unknown; LOCATED IN: cellular_component unknown; Has 30201 Blast hits to 17322 proteins in 780 species: Archae - 12; Bacteria - 1396; Metazoa - 17338; Fungi - 3422; Plants - 5037; Viruses - 0; Other Eukaryotes - 2996 (source: NCBI BLink).), with translation MVVTDDEPTVIFSTNFQRINIVNNIFVGIPFGLRLTVNRDMTDGCYRRRTCKLPMHFCAVITEGLPTMMENA, from the coding sequence ATGGTTGTTACCGACGACGAACCGACGGTTATATTCTCGACGAACTTTCAACGAATCAACATCGTCAATAATATATTCGTTGGTATTCCGTTTGGTTTAAGACTGACGGTTAACCGAGATATGACTGATGGTTGTTACCGACGACGAACATGTAAGTTGCCGATGCATTTTTGTGCCGTTATTACTGAGGGATTACCGACGATGATGGAAAATGCCTGA